A single window of Nicotiana tomentosiformis chromosome 1, ASM39032v3, whole genome shotgun sequence DNA harbors:
- the LOC138898190 gene encoding uncharacterized protein: protein MSNLSKLKFMALDISGNNYLPWVLDAEIHLDAKGLGDTIKEGNKASSQDKAKAMIFLRHHLDEGLKSEYLTLKDPFQLWTSLKERYDHLKATVLPRARREWMHLRLQDYKTISEYNSAVYRIISQLKLCGEPMNDEDMLEKTLSTFYASNMVLQQQYREKGFKIYSELILCLLVAEQHNALLMKNHKARPTGSAPFP from the coding sequence ATGTCGAATTTGTCAAAGCTTAAATTTATGGCACTTGATATCTCTGGGAATAACTATTTGCCATGGgtacttgatgctgaaattcaccttGACGCTAAAGGTCTTGGTGACACTATTAAAGAAGGAAATAAAGCATCAAGTCAGGATAAGGCGAAAGCCATGATTTTCCTTCGCCATCATCTCGATGAAGGGTTAAAAAGTGAATATTTAACCTTGAAAGATCCATTTCAATTATGGACTAGTTTGAAGGAACGATATGACCACCTAAAGGCCACGGTATTGCCAAGAGCTCGTCGTGAGTGGATGCACTTACGACTACAAGATTATAAGACCATAAGTGAATATAATTCTGCTGTATATAGAATAATTTCCCAACTAAAATTATGTGGGGAACCTATGAATGATGAGGACATGCTGGAAAAGACTCTTTCCACTTTTTATGCCTCAAATATGGTGTTACAACAGCAATACCGTGAAAAAGGCTTTAAGATATATTCTGAGTTAATTTTATGCCTTTTGGTGGCTGAACAACATAATGCccttttaatgaaaaatcataaagCCCGCCCCACTGGATCAGCTCCATTTCCATAA
- the LOC104098998 gene encoding vesicle transport protein GOT1-like, whose product MVSFEESDVKIIMGDFGNHLEGQDHRRRKEQGRKSSLDEDDSKRKPKRGIGCLKEIGLGLTGFGVIFTLLGVFLFFERSFVAIGNILLLSGVTLTIGLMSTLQIFMKRQNLKGSASFAVGFVLIMLGWPVLGMIWETCGLFVLFSGFWPTVAVFLRKLPIIGGIFRQSSVSSFFPRNRVKMGKRMPI is encoded by the exons TCATAATGGGAGATTTCGGAAATCACTTAGAAGGTCAAGATCACAGGAGGAGGAAAGAACAAGGAAGAAAATCTTCTTTAGATGAAGACGATTCCAAAAGAAAGCCAAAACGGGGAATAGGATGCCTTAAAG AGATTGGGCTTGGATTGACTGGATTTGGTGTAATTTTTACTCTGCTTGGAGTGTTTCTCTTCTTTGAGAGGAGTTTCGTTGCCATTGGGAAT ATCCTCCTTCTGTCTGGGGTGACCTTAACCATTGGACTGATGTCTACCTTGCAAATTTTCATGAAACGAcaaaatttgaag GGTTCTGCCTCCTTTGCTGTTGGTTTCGTGCTTATTATGCTGGGATGGCCTGTGCTAGGCATGATTTGGGAGACCTGCGGTCTTTTTGTGCTGTTCAG TGGTTTTTGGCCCACCGTTGCTGTTTTTCTGAGGAAGTTACCTATCATTGGTGGAATCTTTCGCCAATCATCTGTGTCATCT TTCTTTCCACGTAACAGGGTTAAAATGGGTAAACGGATGCCGATTTGA